In Methanosphaera sp. WGK6, a single genomic region encodes these proteins:
- the twy1 gene encoding 4-demethylwyosine synthase TYW1: MLISETKQKDLEKKGYRFAGEKVHAANKICHWTRKSIVDEGTCYKEQFYGIKSHRCLQMSPSIPYCQHKCLFCWRDTEITKTSWDTDDYDDPKTIIEDCIKNQANLLCGFFGNEKANPKKLEECVKPNNAALSLAGEPLLYPEINQLIEEFHKQDFTTFLVSNGESPEKLKALQEHEPTQLYLSLDAPNKEVYKKVCKPQVNNGWEKLQESIDLLSTLDTRKVLRITSVKDLNMIHTEEYAKIIENSDIDYVEIKAYMFVGDSRNRLEWENMPKTIDIQQFAQDIADKTSFDIIDEVEKSRVLLLGDKKPGKYNN, translated from the coding sequence TAGAAAAAAAAGGATATAGATTTGCAGGAGAAAAAGTACATGCTGCAAATAAGATATGTCACTGGACTAGAAAAAGTATAGTTGATGAAGGTACTTGTTACAAAGAACAATTTTATGGTATAAAGAGCCATAGATGTTTACAAATGTCACCATCTATCCCTTATTGCCAACATAAATGTTTATTCTGTTGGAGAGATACTGAAATAACAAAAACATCATGGGATACTGATGATTATGATGACCCAAAGACAATAATTGAAGATTGTATTAAAAATCAAGCAAACTTATTATGTGGCTTTTTTGGAAATGAAAAAGCAAATCCTAAAAAATTAGAAGAATGTGTAAAACCTAATAATGCTGCACTAAGTCTTGCAGGTGAGCCTCTATTATATCCTGAAATTAATCAATTGATTGAAGAATTTCATAAACAAGACTTCACAACATTTCTTGTTAGTAATGGTGAAAGTCCTGAAAAATTAAAAGCTCTTCAAGAACATGAACCTACACAACTATACTTATCATTAGATGCACCTAATAAAGAAGTATATAAAAAAGTATGTAAACCCCAAGTAAACAATGGTTGGGAAAAATTACAAGAAAGTATAGACTTATTATCCACTCTTGATACTAGAAAAGTGCTTAGAATTACATCAGTAAAAGACTTAAACATGATACATACAGAAGAATATGCAAAAATTATTGAAAATAGTGATATTGATTATGTTGAAATCAAAGCATATATGTTTGTAGGTGACTCAAGAAATAGATTAGAATGGGAAAATATGCCTAAAACTATAGATATCCAACAATTTGCACAAGATATTGCTGATAAAACCAGTTTTGACATAATTGATGAAGTAGAAAAAAGTAGAGTTTTACTTCTAGGTGATAAAAAACCAGGAAAGTATAATAACTAG